In Cydia strobilella chromosome 8, ilCydStro3.1, whole genome shotgun sequence, one DNA window encodes the following:
- the LOC134743512 gene encoding putative malate dehydrogenase 1B, translated as MVVRIIIAGESQCEKFAQVNLVVDHLSQNLPNFCYERIEKSISEWKTWLAKINQKYKWHHIGSPLVWKELLMKGSKPYYIGGLPEFLDYCHSYYRFDYFMADSKFKGITENCNQYRTKIKKDKQEIQLKFSSEYKIAESLPKNDYVVCISGAGYQLTEHLISQLLELSVGTKTIAKIFIYDGECPNPPIDKIEHECSYIETNYSGKVVKYVEKIGIALTYCDLLIVLDHVPFHMDAPIGDWLKANKHAMEEIALMLNASAKRDIRILLPNLGPACYNATILMKAANIDKHNIVVATSDLGLEVAPVAAEIAEVAMRNMFCPPVWGFVGVNHLVDIRTTIHKYNTFEPYKRYTRVRNSTLNVGSITPEMRTMEYLMIFDNTLWTKVLERRKQASFSQLPINKVISLVNVVKLWLFGAQPDEIICLGIKCNGSFGLHFDGAFSQPAHYVNGKWLPADNYLMPRDPEMKLPYLEEMARLCMNMQQGKLPKVASCTPCICKRLNLSAKVCRSTRFYR; from the exons atggttGTCCGCATAATTATTGCGGGTGAATCCCAATGCGAAAAGTTCGCGCAAGTTAACTTGGTGGTGGATCATCTCTCTCAAAATCTACCCAATTTTTGTTACGAACGTATAGAAAAAAGTATTTCGGAATGGaaa ACATGGCTTGCCAAGATAAATCAGAAATATAAATGGCATCACATAGGATCTCCTTTAGTTTGGAAAGAACTCTTAATGAAAGGAAGTAAGCCCTATTATATTGGCGGCCTCCCAGAATTTTTAGATTATTGCCACTCGTATTACCGATTTGATTATTTTATGGCAGATTCTAAATTTAAAGGTATAACTGAAAACTGTAATCAATAtcgaacaaaaattaaaaaggatAAACAAGAgatacagttaaaattttcttcAGAATATAAGATAGCCGAAAGTCTACCGAAAAATGATTATGTTGTATGCATATCAGGTGCTGGATATCAGTTGACGGAACACCTAATATCACAATTACTAGAACTATCGGTTGGCACTAAAACTAtagccaaaatatttatctatGATGGTGAATGCCCTAACCCACCGATAGACAAGATAGAACATGAATGTAGTTACATTGAAACTAACTATTCTGGAAAAGTAGTGAAATATGTTGAAAAAATTGGTATTGCTCTGACGTACTGTGACCTATTGATAGTATTGGATCACGTACCTTTTCA CATGGATGCACCCATTGGGGATTGGTTGAAAGCAAACAAACATGCAATGGAAGAAATAGCTTTAATGCTAAATGCATCAGCAAAGCGAGATATACGTATCCTATTACCTAATCTTGGCCCAGCATGTTACAATGCAACAATTCTGATGAAAGCGGCGAATATTGATAAACATAACATAGTAGTAGCTACATCGGATCTGGGTTTGGAGGTAGCTCCAGTAGCCGCGGAAATTGCTGAAGTGGCTATGAGAAACATGTTCTGTCCTCCCGTGTGGGGATTTGTAGGAGTTAATCATTTAGTGGATATAAGAACtacaatacataaatacaatacCTTCGAGCCATATAAGAGATACACGAGAGTGAGAAATTCAACCTTAAATGTAGGATCAATTACTCCAGAAATGCGAACAATGgaatatttaatgatatttgaTAATACTTTGTGGACGAAGGTCCTGGAGAGAAGA AAACAAGCAAGTTTTTCACAACTACCCATTAATAAAGTCATCAGTCTTGTTAATGTGGTTAAACTTTGGCTATTTGGTGCTCAACCTGACGAGATCATTTGTCTCGGTATCAAATGTAACG GATCGTTTGGTTTACATTTCGATGGTGCTTTTTCACAGCCAGCGCATTATGTTAATGGAAAGTGGTTACCAGCAGATAATTATTTAATGCCAAGAGATCCAGAAATGAAACTACCATATTTAGAAGAAATGGCACGATTGTGCATGAATATGCAACAGGGAAAGTTACCAAAAGTTGCATCTTGTACTCCTTGTATTTGTAAACGGCTTAATTTATCCGCGAAAGTATGTCGAAGTACCCGATTTTAcagatag
- the LOC134743488 gene encoding ribonuclease P protein subunit p30, whose amino-acid sequence MASTKNWGFCDLSLSRNYDVNKLYFLERLGYNTVAMNTHVEEPSEEPKKKKKKGEVRESQDYIPPPVEIPKDLTENLKLSILQRVTIEFSESSIAHKINRSENIKKYDFVAVVPKTLQAFQYACGTLDIDIISFEPETRIPFKVSRKLYRQAVDRGIFFELMYSPAIRDTTARKNIISTAHMYHAIGKSKNIIVTSGAEDSAQVRDVHDIINLGFILGLNSNQSLDVIRSNTRKLIVKAEGRKCGKLYMTVRTLNEDENKTPAS is encoded by the coding sequence ATGGCATCGACAAAAAACTGGGGTTTCTGTGACCTGTCCCTCAGTAGAAATTACGATGTAAACAAGTTATACTTCTTGGAGAGACTTGGTTACAACACTGTTGCCATGAATACACATGTTGAAGAACCCAGTGAAGAaccaaagaagaaaaagaaaaaaggtgAAGTTAGAGAATCCCAAGACTATATACCTCCTCCGGTAGAAATTCCTAAAGACTTGAcagaaaatttaaaacttagtaTTCTTCAACGCGTAACAATAGAGTTTTCAGAGTCCAGCATTGCCCATAAAATTAACCGTTCTGAAAATATCAAAAAGTATGATTTTGTCGCTGTAGTGCCGAAAACGTTGCAAGCTTTTCAATACGCCTGTGGCACTTTAGATATTGATATAATTAGTTTCGAACCTGAGACTAGAATACCTTTCAAAGTTAGCCGTAAGCTTTACCGACAAGCAGTAGATCGAGGGATTTTCTTTGAACTCATGTACTCACCGGCTATCAGAGATACAACTGCGAGGAAAAACATTATAAGCACTGCTCACATGTACCATGCAATTGGCAAGTCTAAAAACATCATTGTTACCAGTGGAGCGGAGGACTCCGCACAAGTCCGCGACGTGCACGACATCATCAACTTGGGATTCATTCTAGGACTGAACAGCAACCAGAGTCTTGATGTTATCAGAAGCAACACTAGAAAGCTTATTGTTAAGGCTGAGGGAAGAAAGTGTGGGAAATTGTATATGACTGTTAGAACTCTAAATGAAGATGAGAATAAAACACCTGCCTCCTGA